The following coding sequences are from one Streptomyces sp. NBC_00536 window:
- a CDS encoding CBM96 family carbohydrate-binding protein — protein MHRSKGLATALALALSGGAAAVGLGLVPQAAALTPPVAFTADALSTWQPNGVVWALAEAGGTIFAGGTFSAVRPPEGGAGAEQSAVNFVALDAATGAPTACKLSFTLGGGGTATVRTLVLSPDKQTLYAGGYFGAVNGTPVSSLAAIDVATCTPKASFHPSFAATVRALAVTDDTVYAGGDFLTVQGQPRQRFAAVTTTDGALTPFTADADEPGRAVEITPDGHNVLLGGDFFTVNGTNTHALAVVDATSGALTKSYPGFIETNSVVKDIAVDATGFYTGNEGTGGGVFDGRIALNLSDFNQRWRDTCLGATQAVLPYQNVLYSASHAHDCSSVGEYPDGQRHHLLAEPTTGTAKLGWAPDTNDGIGEGIGPRVMTVGSKAGVQYLWVGGEFTAVNGAAQQSLTRFASTGDTGAPTVPVASAVSYKPGQAQVRWRTSLDLDDSTLTYKIYRNGSATPIATVDADSLFFRRPQASWTDTTVSAGQSYSYRVTATDGAGNTSALSATASVTVPATVDAYPNQVRTDGATQYWRYDESVLPFVADSSDGGNSSGVHLNAPALRQTPGAVTGASTAIGFNGTNTQVYGDRRTTVGNTYTLETWFKTNTTRGGKLFGFGSNQSNNSNQYDKHLYMTNDGRLTYGVYTGATRTITTGGTARYNDNQWHHVVATQGAGGMVLYVDGAQKGTLNVTTNENFAGYWHAGGDNLNGWPERPTSDYWAGQLDETAVYPTVLTPAQVQNHFALATAPADSVVQVQAAEDTYANAGAPGSNFGTSGSLAVGGSALYQSYLRFNLPAAPAGTALKSATLSVKTSTMSGAGTTDTVSVVPVTGAWTETGTTYNNRPALGGTPLGSFAGIADGSAVATTTLDVATVAAALNGSYSLALTDPGTDPAWLWSSEAGANEGTPQLTLTFGPQ, from the coding sequence ATGCACAGATCCAAAGGCCTGGCGACCGCGCTCGCCCTGGCCCTTTCCGGCGGCGCCGCCGCCGTCGGACTCGGCCTGGTGCCACAGGCGGCGGCGCTCACGCCGCCCGTGGCCTTCACGGCCGACGCGCTGTCGACCTGGCAGCCCAACGGCGTCGTCTGGGCGCTCGCGGAGGCGGGCGGCACCATCTTCGCCGGTGGTACCTTTTCGGCCGTCCGGCCGCCCGAGGGCGGCGCCGGAGCCGAACAGTCGGCGGTCAACTTCGTCGCCCTCGACGCGGCGACCGGCGCGCCGACCGCCTGCAAGCTCTCCTTCACCCTCGGCGGTGGCGGCACCGCCACCGTCCGTACGCTGGTCCTGTCCCCGGACAAGCAGACCCTGTACGCGGGCGGCTACTTCGGCGCCGTCAACGGCACCCCGGTCTCCAGCCTCGCCGCGATCGACGTGGCGACCTGCACCCCGAAGGCCTCCTTCCACCCGTCCTTCGCGGCCACCGTCCGCGCACTCGCCGTCACCGACGACACCGTCTACGCGGGCGGCGACTTCCTGACCGTCCAGGGCCAGCCCCGCCAGCGCTTCGCCGCCGTCACCACCACCGACGGCGCGCTCACGCCCTTCACGGCCGACGCCGACGAACCGGGCCGCGCGGTCGAGATCACCCCAGACGGCCACAACGTGCTGCTCGGCGGCGACTTCTTCACCGTCAACGGCACGAACACCCACGCGCTCGCCGTCGTGGACGCCACCAGCGGCGCGCTCACCAAGTCCTACCCGGGCTTCATCGAGACCAACTCGGTCGTCAAGGACATCGCGGTGGACGCCACCGGCTTCTACACCGGCAACGAAGGCACCGGCGGCGGGGTGTTCGACGGCCGGATCGCGCTCAACCTCAGCGACTTCAACCAGCGGTGGCGCGACACCTGCCTCGGCGCCACCCAGGCCGTACTGCCCTACCAGAACGTGCTCTACAGCGCCTCGCACGCGCACGACTGCTCCAGCGTCGGCGAATACCCCGACGGACAGCGCCACCACCTGCTTGCCGAGCCCACCACCGGCACCGCGAAGCTGGGCTGGGCGCCCGACACCAACGACGGCATCGGCGAGGGCATCGGCCCGCGCGTGATGACGGTCGGCTCCAAGGCCGGGGTCCAATACCTGTGGGTCGGCGGCGAGTTCACCGCCGTCAACGGCGCGGCGCAGCAGAGCCTGACCCGCTTCGCCTCCACCGGGGACACCGGGGCGCCGACCGTCCCGGTCGCGAGCGCGGTCAGCTACAAACCCGGCCAGGCGCAGGTCCGCTGGCGCACCAGCCTCGACCTCGACGACAGCACGCTCACGTACAAGATCTACCGCAACGGCTCGGCCACGCCCATCGCCACGGTCGACGCCGACTCGCTGTTCTTCCGGCGCCCGCAGGCGTCCTGGACCGACACCACCGTCTCGGCGGGCCAGTCCTACAGCTACCGGGTGACCGCGACCGACGGCGCGGGCAACACCAGCGCCCTCTCCGCGACCGCCTCGGTGACCGTCCCGGCCACCGTGGACGCCTACCCGAACCAGGTGCGCACGGACGGCGCCACGCAGTACTGGCGCTACGACGAGAGCGTGCTCCCCTTCGTCGCCGACTCCTCGGACGGCGGCAACTCCAGCGGCGTGCACCTGAACGCCCCGGCGCTGCGCCAGACGCCCGGCGCGGTCACCGGCGCGAGCACGGCGATCGGCTTCAACGGCACGAACACCCAGGTGTACGGCGACCGCCGCACGACGGTCGGGAACACGTACACGCTGGAGACCTGGTTCAAGACGAACACCACGCGCGGCGGCAAGCTGTTCGGGTTCGGCAGCAACCAGTCGAACAACAGCAACCAGTACGACAAGCACCTCTACATGACCAACGACGGCCGCCTGACCTACGGCGTCTACACCGGCGCCACCCGCACCATCACCACCGGCGGGACCGCCCGCTACAACGACAACCAGTGGCACCACGTCGTCGCGACCCAGGGCGCGGGCGGCATGGTCCTGTACGTCGACGGCGCACAGAAGGGCACTCTGAACGTCACCACCAACGAGAACTTCGCCGGCTACTGGCACGCGGGCGGCGACAACCTCAACGGCTGGCCGGAGCGGCCCACGAGCGACTACTGGGCGGGCCAGCTCGACGAGACCGCCGTCTACCCGACGGTGCTCACCCCCGCGCAGGTGCAGAACCACTTCGCTCTCGCCACCGCCCCGGCGGACTCGGTGGTCCAGGTCCAGGCCGCCGAGGACACCTACGCCAACGCGGGCGCGCCCGGCAGCAACTTCGGCACCTCCGGTTCGCTGGCGGTGGGCGGCAGCGCGCTCTACCAGAGCTACCTGCGCTTCAACCTGCCCGCGGCGCCCGCCGGTACGGCCTTGAAGTCGGCCACGCTGAGCGTGAAGACCAGCACGATGAGCGGAGCGGGAACGACGGACACCGTGTCCGTGGTCCCCGTCACCGGGGCGTGGACGGAGACGGGCACGACCTACAACAACCGCCCGGCCCTCGGCGGCACGCCCCTCGGGAGCTTCGCGGGGATCGCGGACGGTTCCGCGGTCGCCACGACCACGCTCGACGTGGCCACCGTCGCGGCGGCCCTGAACGGCTCGTACAGCCTGGCGCTGACCGACCCGGGCACCGACCCGGCGTGGCTGTGGTCCTCGGAAGCGGGCGCGAACGAGGGGACCCCGCAGCTGACCCTGACCTTCGGACCGCAGTAG